One region of Methanobrevibacter sp. genomic DNA includes:
- a CDS encoding DNA-directed RNA polymerase subunit D, whose translation MEIEVRSQSDNEMIFIVRDAEVPFINAIRRCAMVNVPKIAIEDVNIIRNDSAMFNEVLAHRLGLTPLVSDLDALEGLPLPEDDEWEDFNSGILFSLNEVGPKVVYSKDLISSDSKIKPVYETIPLVILKEDEEFIIEASAKVGYGKEHAKWMPTTVCAYKQYPEITFNDDEEIDYDCALACPRGILKSDRRSKKIKIVEEFEDSPLIGVENCTMCKSCVRASANGYINVGYHENDFIFRIETDGAMPPKEVLLKACDVLGEKAEKFIKFSEEGGSK comes from the coding sequence ATGGAGATAGAAGTTAGAAGTCAAAGCGACAATGAAATGATTTTCATTGTTCGTGATGCAGAAGTGCCTTTTATCAATGCTATTAGAAGGTGTGCTATGGTAAATGTACCTAAAATAGCTATTGAAGATGTAAATATTATTAGAAATGATTCTGCAATGTTTAATGAGGTACTTGCTCATAGGCTTGGTTTAACTCCTTTAGTTTCTGATTTAGATGCATTGGAAGGTTTACCTTTACCTGAAGATGATGAATGGGAAGATTTCAATAGTGGAATCTTATTCAGTTTAAATGAAGTAGGACCTAAAGTTGTTTATTCTAAAGATTTAATATCTTCAGACTCAAAAATTAAACCAGTATACGAAACAATTCCTTTAGTAATACTTAAAGAAGATGAAGAATTTATCATAGAAGCTTCTGCGAAAGTTGGTTATGGTAAAGAACACGCTAAATGGATGCCTACTACTGTTTGTGCATACAAACAATATCCTGAAATCACATTTAATGATGATGAAGAGATAGATTATGACTGTGCATTGGCATGTCCAAGAGGCATTTTAAAATCTGATAGGAGATCTAAAAAAATCAAAATCGTTGAAGAATTTGAAGATAGTCCGTTAATTGGTGTTGAAAACTGTACAATGTGTAAAAGTTGTGTAAGAGCTTCTGCTAACGGTTATATCAATGTAGGATATCATGAAAATGATTTCATATTCAGAATTGAAACAGATGGGGCAATGCCTCCTAAAGAAGTTTTATTAAAAGCTTGTGACGTATTAGGTGAAAAAGCAGAAAAGTTTATCAAATTTAGTGAAGAAGGAGGAAGTAAATAA
- a CDS encoding 30S ribosomal protein S11, with product MAKDEKWGIANIYSSFNNTIITVTDITGAETISQWSGGKVVRADRQQASPFAAMAAATRIADDAKEKGFVGLHIKVRAPGGNGPRSPGPGAQATIRALARAGIKIGKIEDITPIPHDGTGRPGGKRGRRV from the coding sequence ATGGCAAAAGATGAAAAATGGGGTATAGCAAATATTTACTCATCATTTAATAACACTATTATTACTGTAACAGATATTACTGGTGCTGAAACTATTTCTCAATGGTCCGGTGGAAAAGTTGTACGTGCAGACAGACAACAAGCTTCACCTTTCGCAGCTATGGCTGCAGCAACTAGAATAGCTGATGATGCTAAAGAAAAAGGATTTGTTGGATTACATATTAAAGTAAGAGCTCCTGGTGGAAATGGACCTAGAAGTCCTGGACCTGGTGCACAAGCTACCATCCGTGCTTTAGCAAGAGCTGGAATTAAAATAGGAAAAATAGAAGATATTACTCCTATTCCTCACGACGGTACTGGAAGACCTGGTGGTAAAAGAGGAAGAAGAGTTTAA
- a CDS encoding 30S ribosomal protein S4, giving the protein MGQPRKSRKKYNTPPHPWNAERIKNENKLMTKYGLKNKKEIWKADTLVRRYSREARYLLGFGTDQMVKEKLELLGHLARTGVLPENAAIEDILGLTVEDILRRRLQTIVYKKGLARTPKEARMFVVHGHITLNGKKINSPSYVVLKGQEDEIGFYRSSPVAKQIEEYNQNKDNKANTEE; this is encoded by the coding sequence ATGGGACAACCTAGAAAATCAAGGAAAAAGTATAATACACCACCACATCCTTGGAATGCGGAAAGAATTAAAAATGAAAACAAATTAATGACTAAATACGGTTTAAAAAACAAAAAAGAAATTTGGAAAGCTGATACTTTAGTCAGAAGATACAGTAGGGAAGCAAGATACTTACTTGGTTTCGGTACTGATCAAATGGTAAAAGAAAAATTAGAATTATTAGGACACTTAGCTAGAACCGGTGTTTTGCCTGAAAACGCTGCTATTGAAGATATCTTAGGTTTAACTGTTGAAGATATCTTAAGAAGAAGATTACAAACTATTGTTTACAAAAAAGGTTTAGCTCGTACTCCTAAAGAAGCAAGAATGTTTGTTGTACATGGTCACATAACTTTAAATGGTAAAAAAATCAATTCACCAAGTTATGTAGTATTAAAAGGTCAAGAAGATGAAATTGGATTCTATCGTTCTTCACCTGTAGCAAAACAAATTGAAGAGTACAACCAAAATAAGGATAACAAAGCTAATACAGAAGAATAA
- a CDS encoding 30S ribosomal protein S13, with the protein MEDEFKHLVRISRKDVNGNKTIEHALTEIKGVGISLSKTICRVLDLDLDAKIGYIADEDVLKIEEILENPLDFGIPTWMLNRREDYETGDNIHLIESDLDMTLRDDLNRMKKTRSYKGRRHEVGLPVRGQRTKSTFRKSSSVGVKRSRG; encoded by the coding sequence ATGGAAGACGAATTCAAACATTTAGTACGTATTTCAAGAAAGGACGTTAATGGTAATAAAACCATTGAACACGCTTTAACTGAAATCAAAGGTGTTGGAATCTCTTTATCTAAAACTATTTGTCGCGTTTTAGACTTAGATTTAGATGCTAAAATTGGATACATTGCTGACGAAGATGTTTTAAAAATTGAAGAAATTTTAGAAAATCCTCTCGACTTTGGCATTCCAACTTGGATGTTAAACAGAAGAGAAGATTACGAAACTGGTGACAACATTCACTTAATCGAATCAGATCTTGACATGACTTTAAGAGATGATTTAAACAGAATGAAAAAGACCAGAAGTTACAAAGGTAGAAGACACGAAGTTGGTTTACCTGTTAGAGGTCAAAGAACCAAATCTACTTTCAGAAAAAGTTCTTCAGTTGGTGTAAAACGTTCAAGAGGATAG
- a CDS encoding LemA family protein: MNLIIWIVIIIIVIIAIVTLIHMYNNLVGLRNRVKNSYAQIDVQLKRRNDLIPNLVETVKGYASHEKGVLEEVTKARTGVMNASTIEETSAADNQLTGALKTLFAVAENYPDLKANSNFQQLQTELSDTEDKISYARQFYNDVVLKYNNACQMFPTSILAKLFGFKEETFFQAPESERAVPEVKFE, from the coding sequence ATGAATTTGATAATCTGGATTGTTATCATAATAATAGTAATTATCGCAATTGTAACATTAATTCACATGTACAATAATCTTGTTGGACTCAGAAACCGTGTAAAAAACAGTTATGCACAAATTGATGTTCAACTTAAGAGAAGAAATGATTTGATACCAAATCTTGTAGAAACAGTAAAAGGTTACGCTTCTCACGAAAAAGGCGTTCTTGAAGAAGTAACTAAAGCAAGAACCGGAGTAATGAATGCTTCAACCATTGAAGAAACAAGCGCTGCAGACAATCAATTAACAGGTGCCTTAAAAACATTGTTCGCAGTTGCAGAAAACTATCCTGATTTAAAAGCCAATAGTAATTTCCAGCAATTGCAAACAGAATTGTCAGACACCGAAGATAAAATATCCTATGCAAGACAGTTCTACAATGATGTTGTTTTGAAATACAACAATGCTTGTCAAATGTTTCCAACAAGCATTTTAGCAAAATTATTCGGTTTTAAGGAAGAAACATTTTTCCAAGCTCCTGAAAGTGAAAGAGCAGTACCGGAAGTGAAATTTGAATAG
- a CDS encoding DUF2207 domain-containing protein: MNVKKTFIIILLFLVLFSAISTVSADDDRSYSIDHAFIDLDVGSDGLLHVDERFDYSFDGKFNGVYRDIPLKSGESIENIQVSADGAYPVLVESDDNGYKHLKIYLYSDAAHTKGIRDCDVSVYISYDMKKVITLFNDVGGLQYKLWGEEWDVGVGEVLVTVKLPGKTGNEYFLNPQEYNYTSELKGDTVTAETTSIPKGEFYELVVLMPLDDFNDATYAKHVDKNGKDMIMKNLEDSVNGRNFWNTSYLVLALLSILSPIGAIFTYLRYGREPEVNYDGIYERELPTNDPPEVINALIENKHDIGTPNMKGFEATIMNLIDRKVIHLNTHSNEDTDLKELLLTFNHEKENELSASEKIVFKTLTHFANEGTLNLSKLSNQLSSQTNARSFIDRIEDWEQAVRESMRTEELFNDTGSKIINIIGRLGVIFGAIIAILGFMTNLSNGIYPLVAGILLIIFSVCIRRVSDDIFGKWTEEGRVYYLKWSNFKKFLKDNSLINEHPPESIVVWKKYLIYGTALGVADNVYKSMKLQMPNYLDYDDDLLYYHYYGGYGMMYSAYHTSESTLNPSSDSSDFGSLGGGSGGGGGGAF; this comes from the coding sequence ATGAATGTTAAAAAAACATTTATTATAATTTTACTTTTTTTAGTATTATTTTCAGCAATTTCAACAGTATCTGCAGATGATGACCGAAGCTACAGTATTGATCATGCATTTATTGATTTAGATGTTGGAAGTGACGGATTGCTTCATGTTGATGAAAGATTTGATTATTCTTTTGACGGAAAATTCAATGGAGTATACAGAGACATACCATTAAAATCCGGAGAAAGCATAGAAAACATTCAAGTATCAGCGGATGGAGCTTATCCGGTTTTGGTTGAAAGTGATGACAACGGATATAAACATTTAAAAATCTATTTATACTCTGATGCAGCTCACACCAAAGGAATTAGAGACTGTGATGTGTCAGTCTATATCAGCTATGACATGAAAAAAGTCATTACTCTTTTTAATGATGTCGGAGGACTTCAATACAAACTTTGGGGTGAGGAATGGGACGTTGGAGTTGGAGAGGTTTTAGTAACCGTCAAATTGCCTGGAAAAACAGGTAATGAATACTTCCTAAATCCGCAGGAATATAATTATACCAGTGAGTTGAAAGGAGATACAGTAACTGCAGAGACAACATCCATTCCAAAAGGAGAATTCTATGAATTGGTTGTTTTAATGCCATTGGATGATTTTAATGATGCCACCTATGCCAAACATGTTGACAAAAACGGCAAGGACATGATAATGAAAAACCTTGAAGACAGTGTCAATGGACGCAATTTCTGGAATACAAGTTATCTTGTTTTGGCATTACTCTCAATTTTAAGTCCGATTGGTGCAATATTTACTTATTTAAGATATGGTCGTGAACCTGAAGTTAACTACGATGGAATCTATGAAAGAGAGTTACCAACTAATGACCCTCCAGAAGTGATTAATGCATTAATTGAGAATAAACATGACATTGGAACACCGAATATGAAAGGATTTGAAGCAACAATCATGAACCTTATTGACAGAAAAGTTATCCATCTTAATACCCATTCCAATGAAGATACTGATTTAAAGGAACTGTTACTGACATTTAATCATGAAAAAGAAAATGAATTAAGTGCCAGCGAAAAAATAGTCTTTAAAACTTTAACACATTTTGCCAATGAAGGAACATTAAACTTATCCAAATTAAGCAATCAGTTATCCTCACAGACCAATGCAAGATCATTCATTGATAGAATTGAAGATTGGGAGCAAGCTGTCCGAGAGAGCATGAGAACTGAAGAGTTATTCAATGATACAGGTTCTAAAATAATAAATATTATAGGAAGATTAGGTGTTATTTTTGGCGCAATCATTGCAATTCTCGGATTTATGACAAATCTCTCAAACGGAATATATCCTTTGGTTGCAGGAATACTGCTAATCATTTTTTCAGTTTGCATAAGACGTGTTTCAGATGATATTTTTGGAAAATGGACTGAAGAAGGTAGAGTCTACTATCTCAAATGGTCAAACTTTAAGAAATTCTTAAAGGACAATAGTTTAATTAACGAACACCCTCCGGAATCAATAGTTGTTTGGAAGAAGTACTTGATTTATGGTACTGCCCTTGGAGTAGCTGACAATGTTTACAAGTCCATGAAATTGCAGATGCCAAATTATCTGGATTATGATGATGATTTGTTATACTACCATTATTATGGTGGATATGGAATGATGTATTCAGCATACCATACAAGTGAAAGTACACTCAACCCATCCTCAGACTCAAGTGACTTCGGTAGCCTTGGAGGAGGATCTGGAGGTGGAGGTGGAGGAGCATTCTAG